In a single window of the Streptomyces sp. NBC_00285 genome:
- a CDS encoding MFS transporter produces the protein MPSASGTTLPKLPTVVWVLAAGTFLMGTTEFVIAGLLPELSTDLGVSTSRAGLLITAFAIGMIIGSPTMALATLRLPQRRTLTLALAVFSLGHVVAALSTSFTVVLAARVITALATGAFWSVGAVIATAAAGPAASARAMGLMIGGLTLANVIGVPVGSFVGQFIGWRGPFWALAVLSALAAVFIGRFIPARDQRPHVSPRAELRALRQGRLWLALSAAMLIMGGVLATYSYITPLLTDRAGIPEGAVPLVLIAFGVGALGGTTIGGRLGDRHPMATTLTAAAATALVLLLMIPLSANPVAVIALVFLMGLTGFTVNPIVTALAVRFAGHAPTLTSSLTTSAFNTGIAAGSALAGTALNSSLGLTGPPLVGTVIAALTLLPLAALVVRGPARKPRIVAQRTTAVRSPADEPSETPAPR, from the coding sequence ATGCCCTCCGCATCCGGGACCACCCTCCCCAAGCTCCCCACCGTCGTCTGGGTGCTCGCGGCCGGCACGTTCCTGATGGGAACCACCGAGTTCGTCATCGCCGGACTGCTGCCGGAGCTGTCCACCGACCTCGGCGTCAGTACCTCCCGAGCCGGCCTGCTGATCACCGCTTTCGCCATCGGCATGATCATCGGATCGCCGACCATGGCCCTGGCCACTCTGCGCCTGCCCCAGCGCCGGACACTGACCCTGGCCCTGGCCGTGTTCTCCCTCGGACACGTCGTGGCCGCCCTCAGCACCTCCTTCACCGTCGTCCTGGCCGCCCGGGTCATCACCGCCCTGGCCACAGGCGCGTTCTGGTCCGTCGGCGCGGTCATCGCCACCGCCGCCGCGGGCCCCGCGGCCTCCGCCCGCGCCATGGGCCTCATGATCGGCGGCCTGACCCTCGCCAACGTCATCGGAGTGCCCGTCGGCTCCTTCGTCGGCCAGTTCATCGGCTGGCGCGGCCCCTTCTGGGCCCTGGCCGTGCTCTCAGCCCTCGCCGCCGTCTTCATCGGCCGTTTCATCCCCGCACGGGACCAGCGCCCCCACGTCTCCCCGCGCGCCGAACTCAGGGCCCTGCGCCAAGGCCGGCTGTGGCTGGCGCTGAGCGCCGCCATGCTGATCATGGGCGGCGTCCTGGCGACCTACAGCTACATCACCCCGCTGCTGACCGACCGCGCCGGCATCCCCGAGGGCGCTGTACCGCTGGTCCTCATCGCCTTCGGGGTCGGCGCCCTGGGCGGCACCACCATCGGCGGCCGCCTGGGCGACCGACACCCCATGGCCACCACCCTCACCGCCGCCGCGGCCACGGCACTGGTGCTTCTCCTGATGATCCCGCTGTCCGCCAACCCGGTTGCCGTCATTGCGCTGGTCTTCCTCATGGGGCTGACCGGATTCACGGTCAACCCGATCGTCACCGCGCTCGCCGTCCGCTTCGCCGGCCACGCCCCCACGCTGACCTCCTCCTTGACCACCTCAGCGTTCAACACCGGGATCGCCGCCGGGTCCGCGCTCGCGGGTACCGCCCTGAACTCCTCGCTCGGCCTGACCGGGCCACCCCTGGTGGGAACCGTGATCGCGGCCCTCACCCTGCTCCCGCTGGCCGCCCTGGTGGTCCGCGGCCCTGCGCGGAAGCCGCGGATCGTGGCGCAGCGCACAACCGCCGTCCGCTCACCGGCCGACGAGCCGTCCGAAACGCCCGCTCCTCGCTGA
- a CDS encoding cyclophilin-like fold protein, which translates to MTPAARSALGRAVTATALLLTVAACAHDTPQSSAPPKSPARTTTSAPAPPNPGRTTSMNIRLTVDGRQTDATLNGSATARDFATLLPLTLNLSDFHRTERIADLPRGLSTSGAPEAAAGRAGDLAYYAPWGNLAVFYRDGAPEPAAGLVILGRVAETGIARLATADKVTIETAS; encoded by the coding sequence ATGACCCCGGCCGCCCGCTCCGCCCTGGGCCGCGCCGTCACGGCCACCGCGCTGCTGCTGACCGTTGCCGCCTGCGCCCACGACACCCCGCAGTCCTCCGCACCCCCGAAGTCCCCGGCGCGGACAACGACGTCAGCCCCGGCACCCCCCAATCCCGGCAGGACCACCTCCATGAACATCCGCCTCACCGTCGACGGCCGCCAGACCGACGCCACCTTGAACGGCAGCGCCACCGCGCGCGACTTCGCCACCCTCCTCCCGCTCACCCTGAACCTGAGCGACTTCCACCGCACGGAGCGGATCGCCGACCTGCCCCGGGGGCTGTCCACGTCCGGCGCGCCGGAGGCCGCCGCAGGCAGGGCCGGAGACCTCGCCTACTACGCCCCCTGGGGCAACCTGGCCGTCTTCTACCGCGACGGCGCCCCCGAACCCGCCGCCGGCCTGGTCATCCTCGGCCGGGTGGCGGAAACCGGCATCGCACGTCTCGCCACCGCCGACAAGGTCACGATCGAAACAGCCTCCTGA
- a CDS encoding SDR family NAD(P)-dependent oxidoreductase, whose translation MTTFALIGAGPGLGLATARRFGSAGHTVALISRGAEHLDGLVAELARDGVQAGGFTADVLDIESLTTALHAAAATLGPIEILQFSPVPRADFMKPVLDTGADDLDAPLSFSVKAPVAAVNAVLPGMRALGRGTLLFVNGASAVRPNPNVAGTSVAFAAESAYARMLHDTLAAENIHAAQLIIPGAIRPDAEHSSPTVLAERLYTLHTERDGFRHYAEPLPN comes from the coding sequence GTGACCACCTTCGCCCTCATCGGCGCCGGCCCGGGCCTCGGGCTGGCAACCGCCCGCCGTTTCGGATCCGCCGGCCACACCGTCGCCCTCATCTCCCGCGGCGCGGAACACCTGGACGGCCTCGTGGCTGAACTGGCCCGCGACGGCGTCCAGGCCGGCGGCTTCACCGCCGACGTCCTCGACATCGAGTCCCTGACCACGGCCCTGCACGCGGCCGCGGCCACCCTGGGGCCCATCGAGATTCTCCAGTTCAGCCCCGTGCCGCGCGCCGACTTCATGAAGCCGGTCCTCGACACCGGGGCCGACGACCTCGACGCCCCCCTCTCCTTCTCCGTCAAGGCACCCGTCGCCGCGGTGAACGCCGTTTTGCCCGGCATGCGCGCCCTCGGCCGCGGCACCCTGCTGTTCGTCAACGGAGCCAGCGCCGTGCGTCCCAACCCGAACGTCGCCGGGACCTCCGTCGCCTTCGCCGCCGAGAGCGCCTACGCCCGCATGCTGCACGACACACTCGCGGCCGAGAACATCCACGCCGCCCAGCTGATCATCCCCGGAGCGATCCGGCCCGATGCCGAACACAGCAGCCCCACCGTCCTGGCCGAGCGTCTGTACACCCTCCACACCGAGCGTGACGGCTTCCGCCACTACGCCGAGCCCCTGCCCAACTGA
- a CDS encoding zinc-dependent alcohol dehydrogenase family protein: MRGAVIHSPGDVRFEELADPKILQSTDAVIRTVATCVCGSDLWPYRGAEPVDEPHPMGHEYVGVVEEVGSEVTDVRPGQFVVGSFATSDNTCANCRNGWQSNCVRREFMSTCQAEYVRIPNAQGTLVATDEHPDDESVPSLLAVSDVMGTGWYAAVAAEVKPGSTAVVVGDGAVGLCGVIAARELGAERIIAMSRHASRQKLALEFGATDIVGERGDEGIARVKDLTGGIGADSVLECVGTPESMRQALHSTRPGGNVGFVGVPHDVAVDGQELFFSHVGLRGGPAPVRAYLPDLIDRVLTGRINPGRVFDLTLPLEQVAEGYKAMDERRAIKTLLTP; this comes from the coding sequence ATGCGCGGAGCAGTCATCCACTCTCCCGGCGATGTGCGTTTCGAGGAACTCGCCGACCCCAAGATTCTCCAGTCGACCGATGCGGTGATCCGTACGGTCGCCACGTGCGTGTGCGGGTCGGACCTGTGGCCCTATCGCGGGGCGGAGCCGGTCGACGAACCTCACCCGATGGGTCACGAGTACGTCGGTGTGGTGGAGGAGGTCGGCAGCGAGGTCACCGATGTAAGGCCGGGACAGTTCGTGGTCGGCTCGTTCGCGACCTCGGACAACACCTGTGCGAACTGCCGCAACGGCTGGCAGTCCAACTGCGTGCGCCGCGAGTTCATGAGTACCTGTCAGGCCGAGTACGTCCGTATCCCCAACGCCCAGGGAACCCTGGTCGCCACCGACGAGCACCCGGACGACGAGTCCGTGCCCAGCCTGCTCGCCGTCTCCGATGTGATGGGCACCGGCTGGTACGCGGCCGTTGCCGCCGAGGTCAAGCCGGGCTCGACTGCCGTTGTCGTCGGCGACGGCGCGGTAGGGCTCTGCGGAGTCATCGCCGCCAGGGAACTGGGCGCCGAGCGGATCATCGCGATGAGCCGCCACGCCTCCCGCCAGAAGCTCGCCCTGGAGTTCGGCGCGACCGACATCGTCGGCGAACGCGGTGACGAAGGCATCGCCCGCGTCAAGGACCTCACCGGTGGCATCGGCGCCGACTCCGTCCTGGAGTGCGTCGGCACCCCCGAGTCCATGCGGCAGGCCCTGCACTCCACCCGGCCCGGCGGCAACGTCGGCTTCGTAGGTGTGCCCCACGACGTCGCCGTGGACGGCCAGGAGCTGTTCTTCTCGCACGTCGGCCTGCGTGGCGGTCCCGCGCCCGTACGCGCCTACCTGCCCGACCTGATCGACCGCGTCCTGACGGGCCGCATCAACCCGGGCAGGGTCTTCGACCTCACCCTCCCCCTGGAGCAGGTCGCCGAGGGTTACAAGGCGATGGACGAGCGACGCGCCATCAAAACCCTCCTCACACCCTGA
- a CDS encoding helix-turn-helix domain-containing protein, with protein sequence MSSNVPLNELGEFLKTRRSELSPRTVGLPETGGPRRVAGLRREEVAQLASISTDYYTRLEQGRMEASAPVLDTLARVLHLDDDERGYLFQLAGKTTTRTRRRGRQKVQPQLQRVLDDLTATPAIVQGRRGDILAWNALAAALVTDFSRVPEKHRNYPRIIFTDPAMRNLYADWETSARIAVAQLRMEAAKYPEDPRLIELVGELSTREQQFAQWWGAHRVAARTVGTKTLSHPVVGELVLDWDTLTANTDPDQHLTVWTAAPGSPTHERLRILASWAADQHLSASQPLS encoded by the coding sequence ATGAGCAGCAACGTACCCCTCAATGAGCTGGGGGAATTTCTCAAAACGCGCCGCTCGGAGCTGAGCCCGCGCACGGTCGGACTGCCGGAGACAGGCGGGCCCCGCCGGGTGGCCGGGCTACGCCGTGAGGAGGTCGCCCAGCTCGCCTCGATCAGCACCGACTACTACACCCGACTCGAGCAGGGCCGTATGGAGGCGTCCGCTCCCGTTCTGGACACCCTGGCCCGCGTCCTCCACCTCGACGACGACGAGCGCGGCTATCTGTTCCAGCTCGCCGGCAAGACCACCACCCGCACCCGGCGCCGCGGCAGGCAGAAGGTCCAGCCGCAACTGCAACGCGTCCTGGACGACCTCACCGCCACCCCCGCCATCGTGCAGGGCCGGCGCGGGGACATCCTGGCCTGGAACGCCCTGGCCGCGGCCCTGGTCACGGACTTCTCCCGCGTCCCGGAGAAGCACCGCAACTACCCGCGGATCATCTTCACGGACCCGGCCATGCGCAACCTGTACGCCGACTGGGAGACGTCCGCTCGGATCGCAGTGGCGCAGCTGCGGATGGAGGCCGCGAAGTATCCGGAGGACCCCCGCCTGATCGAACTGGTCGGTGAACTCTCCACCCGTGAACAGCAGTTCGCCCAGTGGTGGGGCGCCCACAGGGTCGCCGCCCGCACGGTGGGGACCAAGACCCTCAGCCACCCGGTCGTCGGCGAACTCGTCCTGGACTGGGACACCCTCACCGCCAACACCGACCCCGACCAGCACCTGACCGTCTGGACGGCCGCTCCCGGCTCCCCCACCCATGAACGCCTGCGCATCCTCGCCTCCTGGGCCGCCGACCAGCACCTGTCCGCGTCGCAGCCACTGTCCTGA
- a CDS encoding DUF6215 domain-containing protein, with product MLGFLIRLLPFWVREPLLIAIGSVLGVRIFYLGVHDHDLVAAGLGVVFLVFTAIRVHGVIRALRERRNPSPAAPADGGAVEGAAKAPALVPAQAPSPAPAPAPAPIQAKVVPPPGPAPVQKEPNAWGQAFAALALFGALGGALWVAPHVMPAADDNTPQPASCSSGEREELPKAYKKTPRPVTGDELCEVLNRPDLAQLLGTPGETASTAFGTNSTAPLTDKKVAQPEAEVRFDTYTVHVSATYDKLTTAQYVKLMQYGNETGVKTLKVLGRPAVYSSDHTMKLEIDLGSTGSSGPVEQGPLARTLTVALAPDDRGGSYDFTVWSTSGALPQDSVLLGIAEKVLPAIPERSVR from the coding sequence ATGCTCGGTTTCCTCATCCGTCTCCTGCCTTTCTGGGTCCGCGAACCCCTGCTCATCGCGATCGGGTCCGTCCTGGGCGTACGCATCTTCTATCTCGGCGTTCACGATCACGATCTGGTCGCGGCCGGTCTCGGCGTGGTGTTCCTCGTGTTCACCGCCATACGCGTCCACGGGGTGATCCGGGCCCTGCGCGAACGCCGGAACCCGAGTCCGGCTGCCCCCGCGGACGGAGGAGCGGTCGAGGGCGCCGCCAAGGCACCGGCACTGGTCCCGGCTCAGGCACCGTCTCCGGCTCCGGCTCCGGCTCCGGCTCCGATCCAGGCCAAAGTCGTTCCGCCTCCCGGTCCAGCCCCCGTGCAGAAGGAGCCCAATGCGTGGGGCCAGGCCTTCGCAGCTTTGGCATTGTTCGGAGCACTCGGGGGTGCCTTGTGGGTGGCCCCACACGTGATGCCGGCGGCCGATGACAACACCCCGCAGCCCGCCTCCTGTTCGAGCGGAGAACGGGAGGAGCTGCCGAAGGCCTACAAGAAGACGCCCCGTCCCGTGACCGGTGACGAGCTGTGCGAAGTGCTCAACCGGCCGGACCTGGCCCAGCTCCTCGGAACACCCGGAGAGACCGCATCCACTGCTTTCGGCACCAACAGCACCGCTCCCCTGACTGACAAGAAGGTCGCCCAGCCGGAGGCCGAGGTCAGGTTCGACACGTACACCGTGCATGTCTCGGCCACGTACGACAAGCTGACCACCGCCCAGTACGTGAAGCTGATGCAGTACGGGAACGAGACAGGCGTCAAGACACTCAAGGTGCTCGGTCGGCCCGCGGTCTACTCCTCGGACCACACCATGAAACTGGAGATCGATCTCGGGAGTACCGGATCCAGCGGGCCCGTCGAACAAGGCCCCCTCGCAAGGACTTTGACCGTGGCCCTCGCTCCCGATGACCGGGGCGGCTCCTACGACTTCACGGTGTGGAGCACGTCCGGAGCACTCCCGCAGGACAGTGTTCTCCTCGGGATTGCGGAGAAGGTCCTCCCGGCGATCCCCGAACGGTCTGTCCGATAG
- a CDS encoding AAA family ATPase: MVGSDETRLVVLRGNSASGKSSVAAGLREAFGRGLALVGQDNLRRVVLRERDRPGAPNIGLIDLTARYALDAGYHVVVEGLLYADRYGEMLTRLCAEHRGPTHAYYLDVPFEQTLVRHATKPIADEFGEPELRDWYRPLDLLPGPIETVIGADSTLKATIDRILLDTGLPGLPVREL, translated from the coding sequence ATGGTGGGCTCCGACGAAACCCGGCTGGTCGTACTGCGCGGCAACAGCGCCTCGGGGAAGTCGTCCGTCGCGGCCGGTCTCCGTGAGGCCTTCGGCCGTGGGCTGGCGCTGGTCGGCCAGGACAACCTGCGCCGTGTCGTGCTGCGTGAGCGGGACCGGCCCGGAGCGCCGAACATCGGGCTGATCGACCTGACGGCCCGTTACGCCCTGGACGCCGGCTATCACGTCGTCGTCGAGGGGCTCCTGTACGCCGACCGTTACGGCGAGATGCTCACCCGGCTGTGTGCCGAGCACCGCGGCCCCACCCACGCCTACTACCTGGACGTGCCGTTCGAGCAGACCCTCGTGCGGCACGCCACCAAGCCGATCGCGGACGAGTTCGGTGAGCCGGAGCTGCGGGACTGGTACCGGCCCCTCGATCTCCTGCCGGGCCCTATCGAGACCGTCATCGGTGCCGACAGCACCCTGAAGGCCACCATCGACCGCATCCTGCTCGACACAGGTCTGCCCGGCCTGCCCGTCAGGGAGCTCTGA
- a CDS encoding DUF2975 domain-containing protein encodes MGKLTVGALRAVGVVMLVGTVFVQASMVWVLVSGSDPEDGSLPLTPLRVVTILGMVAVQVVLVCVGRLVTMVRRGTVFSLAAFRYVDAVIGAIAAAALLWFAVTAINAPGQRDDPGVTLIMGGIGVGILGIALIVFVLRMLLAQAVARDVEAAQMQAELNEVI; translated from the coding sequence ATGGGAAAGCTGACCGTGGGTGCGCTGCGGGCCGTCGGTGTGGTGATGCTCGTCGGCACCGTGTTCGTACAGGCGTCGATGGTGTGGGTGCTGGTCAGCGGGAGCGACCCGGAGGACGGGTCCCTCCCGCTGACCCCACTGCGCGTGGTCACGATCCTGGGCATGGTCGCGGTCCAGGTCGTCCTGGTCTGCGTGGGGCGCCTGGTGACGATGGTGCGGCGCGGAACCGTGTTCTCCCTAGCCGCCTTCCGGTACGTGGACGCCGTGATCGGCGCGATCGCGGCGGCCGCCCTGCTGTGGTTCGCGGTCACGGCCATCAACGCGCCGGGTCAGCGGGACGACCCGGGCGTCACCCTCATCATGGGCGGGATCGGCGTGGGCATCCTGGGGATCGCGCTCATCGTGTTCGTCCTGCGGATGCTGCTCGCCCAGGCCGTCGCGCGCGATGTCGAAGCGGCGCAGATGCAGGCCGAGTTGAACGAGGTGATCTGA
- a CDS encoding helix-turn-helix domain-containing protein, whose amino-acid sequence MPIAVDIDVMLARRKMSVGELADRVGITPANLAVLKNGRAKAVRFATLAALCEVLKCQPGDLLRWEAEDAASG is encoded by the coding sequence ATGCCGATCGCCGTCGACATCGACGTCATGCTGGCCAGGCGGAAGATGTCCGTGGGCGAACTCGCGGACCGCGTGGGGATCACGCCCGCGAATCTGGCGGTGCTCAAGAACGGCCGCGCCAAAGCGGTACGCTTCGCGACGCTCGCGGCGCTCTGCGAGGTACTCAAGTGCCAGCCGGGCGACCTGCTGCGCTGGGAGGCGGAGGACGCCGCGAGCGGATGA
- a CDS encoding medium chain dehydrogenase/reductase family protein gives MADAGATHEDTVTATEVVLPGKVAPSGLQLVRRALATPAAGQALVRVESTAVSFAESAMRRGRYYGQPAFPFVPGYDLVGVVEAVGAGVDPALVGRRVAALTKTGGWATAVLLTAADLVEVPDGIGPDEAETLIVNGLTAYQMLHRSAKVRAGQTVLVTGAAGGVGSVLVQLARHAGARVIGTASPRHHEALRTLGVEPVDYRDPDLAARIRELAPDGVDAVFDHLGGASVSLSYRLLNRTGTLVSYSIAAALDDTKPILLDFLPLLAKLAFWNYLPTSRHASFYDIWAGAGKPDSAKREAFRARLRTDLTHVFGLLRDDVLTAKIAARFPLTEAAEAIELAESSGRTAVGKIILVP, from the coding sequence ATGGCCGACGCCGGCGCCACCCACGAGGACACCGTCACCGCAACCGAGGTAGTGCTGCCGGGAAAGGTCGCACCGTCCGGTCTGCAACTGGTCCGGCGCGCCCTGGCGACACCCGCCGCCGGCCAGGCCCTGGTACGCGTCGAGTCGACCGCCGTGTCCTTCGCCGAGAGCGCGATGCGCCGCGGCCGCTACTACGGCCAGCCCGCGTTCCCGTTCGTGCCCGGCTACGACCTTGTCGGCGTCGTCGAGGCCGTCGGCGCCGGAGTTGATCCCGCGCTGGTCGGCCGACGGGTTGCCGCGCTGACCAAGACCGGCGGCTGGGCCACCGCGGTCCTGCTGACGGCTGCCGACCTGGTGGAGGTGCCTGACGGGATCGGCCCCGACGAGGCGGAGACGCTGATCGTCAACGGGCTGACCGCCTACCAGATGCTGCACCGCAGCGCGAAGGTCCGGGCGGGGCAGACCGTACTCGTGACGGGCGCCGCCGGCGGAGTCGGCTCGGTCCTGGTGCAACTCGCCCGTCATGCCGGCGCCCGCGTGATCGGCACGGCGAGTCCGCGCCACCACGAGGCGTTGCGCACCCTGGGCGTGGAGCCCGTCGACTACCGGGACCCCGATCTGGCCGCCCGCATCAGGGAACTCGCCCCCGACGGCGTGGACGCCGTGTTCGACCACCTCGGCGGCGCCAGCGTCAGCCTCTCCTACCGACTGCTCAACCGCACCGGCACGCTGGTCTCCTACAGCATCGCGGCAGCTCTCGACGACACCAAGCCCATCCTTCTCGACTTCCTGCCGCTGCTGGCCAAGCTGGCGTTCTGGAACTACCTGCCCACCAGCAGGCACGCGAGTTTCTACGACATCTGGGCGGGCGCCGGCAAGCCCGACTCGGCCAAGCGCGAGGCGTTCCGGGCCCGGCTGCGCACCGACCTCACCCACGTCTTCGGCCTGCTGCGCGACGACGTACTCACCGCGAAGATCGCAGCCCGCTTCCCGCTCACCGAGGCCGCCGAGGCCATCGAACTGGCGGAATCCTCCGGTCGGACCGCCGTCGGCAAGATCATCCTTGTTCCCTGA
- a CDS encoding TetR/AcrR family transcriptional regulator — protein sequence MTNETQSVSRRERLRAQTLQEIEDESFAIIDADGVQALSVAALARSMAMSAPAVYRYFPSRDALVAHLVTLSYQHLAAAMSQAVEGGRKAPRTRVRLVVTAYRDWALAHRRRYGMLFGERAGDLPGEVTTRTPLDQAMALLIDMLAAVQGTAPARSTSGDRTLDGQLRLWARTQERPDIAPDVARAAILIWTRVHGIVSLELTGVFDNQTIEAQRLIDLEIDNAVQCLTPAAP from the coding sequence ATGACTAACGAAACGCAGTCGGTGAGCAGGCGTGAACGGCTGCGAGCCCAGACGCTCCAGGAGATCGAGGACGAGTCGTTCGCGATCATCGACGCGGATGGCGTACAGGCGTTGTCGGTCGCAGCGCTCGCCCGCAGCATGGCGATGTCCGCGCCGGCGGTCTACCGCTACTTCCCGTCACGAGACGCCCTGGTGGCGCATCTGGTGACGCTGTCCTACCAGCACCTCGCGGCGGCGATGAGCCAAGCCGTGGAGGGGGGCCGGAAAGCGCCGCGCACGCGGGTGCGACTCGTGGTCACCGCCTACCGCGACTGGGCACTGGCCCACCGGCGTCGCTACGGGATGCTGTTCGGCGAGCGGGCCGGTGACCTGCCCGGCGAGGTCACCACGCGGACTCCGCTGGATCAGGCGATGGCACTGCTCATCGACATGCTGGCGGCCGTCCAGGGCACCGCCCCGGCCCGCAGTACCAGCGGCGACCGCACCCTGGACGGACAACTGCGCCTGTGGGCGCGGACGCAGGAGCGGCCGGACATCGCACCGGACGTGGCCCGCGCCGCCATCCTGATCTGGACGCGGGTCCACGGGATCGTGAGCCTCGAACTCACCGGCGTGTTCGACAACCAGACGATCGAGGCGCAGCGGCTGATCGACCTGGAGATCGACAACGCCGTCCAGTGCCTGACACCGGCCGCCCCCTGA
- a CDS encoding endonuclease/exonuclease/phosphatase family protein: protein MVFGRGTWLLVGAVVMLCLVLVGPSAPGSTHSGSSTPSVATRDVVPNRVMTWNICNPCGKSNADQAGEIAAYAPQVVGLQEACVRDVDRIREYLQSLYGLVYHVEYGSVLQNWGRCGGLPWNPGGFGEALLTAAPMTDVVKVEYPDGGSEDRGYMAVTTTVGDRRVRVYNTHLAERRQESVRADQVRVLATEVARHERAVVLGDFNAVPDAPELSRMWSLAADADPRCTPSTAGVCEPTTDWHSRFDYVFLRGITPLRHRVQPTSYSDHHLLYADLSST from the coding sequence ATGGTGTTCGGTAGGGGCACGTGGCTGCTCGTGGGCGCCGTGGTCATGCTCTGCCTGGTGCTCGTCGGCCCGAGCGCACCAGGCAGCACCCATTCCGGCAGCTCGACGCCTAGCGTTGCGACCAGGGACGTGGTGCCGAACCGGGTGATGACGTGGAACATCTGCAACCCCTGCGGGAAGAGCAACGCCGACCAGGCGGGGGAGATCGCCGCATACGCGCCCCAGGTCGTCGGTCTGCAAGAGGCCTGTGTGCGAGACGTCGACAGGATCCGGGAGTACCTTCAGAGCCTTTACGGGCTGGTCTACCACGTCGAGTACGGGTCGGTGCTGCAGAATTGGGGCCGGTGCGGGGGGCTGCCGTGGAATCCCGGCGGCTTCGGCGAGGCACTCCTGACGGCGGCACCGATGACGGACGTCGTCAAAGTGGAGTACCCCGACGGGGGTTCAGAGGACCGCGGGTACATGGCCGTCACCACCACGGTGGGTGACCGGCGCGTCCGGGTCTACAACACACACCTGGCGGAACGACGTCAGGAATCGGTCCGGGCGGACCAGGTCCGCGTCCTGGCCACAGAGGTCGCCCGTCACGAGCGCGCCGTCGTGCTCGGTGACTTCAACGCCGTGCCGGACGCTCCCGAACTGAGCCGGATGTGGTCCCTGGCCGCGGATGCGGACCCCCGGTGTACTCCCTCGACCGCGGGCGTGTGCGAGCCGACCACCGACTGGCACAGCAGGTTCGACTACGTCTTCCTGCGGGGCATCACGCCGCTCAGGCACCGTGTGCAGCCCACCTCGTACTCGGACCATCACCTGCTGTACGCCGATCTGTCATCGACGTAG